A genomic stretch from Bradyrhizobium quebecense includes:
- a CDS encoding Tautomerase enzyme, giving the protein MPMIDVTIPEGALKPAAEARLIKELGDILIGHEGFDPANKVAQGVTVVFLHRPAAVYVAGEPSPSPRYRIVPTVPEGQYTEVSRAALVKDVTAAVVRADGGSYEDVAPQVWVFPTEIPDGQWGSRGVIRLLPDIQAFIAGEHERKVGEERLARRRRVKALELLAGALDAARKGVA; this is encoded by the coding sequence ATGCCGATGATCGACGTCACAATTCCCGAAGGAGCCCTGAAGCCGGCAGCGGAAGCGCGGCTCATCAAGGAGCTCGGCGATATCCTGATCGGTCACGAGGGATTCGACCCGGCCAACAAGGTTGCGCAAGGCGTCACCGTCGTGTTCCTGCATCGGCCGGCCGCCGTCTACGTGGCGGGCGAGCCGTCGCCGTCGCCACGCTATCGCATCGTGCCGACGGTGCCCGAGGGGCAGTACACCGAAGTCTCGCGTGCGGCTTTGGTGAAGGACGTGACCGCTGCCGTGGTACGCGCTGACGGTGGTTCGTACGAGGATGTGGCGCCGCAAGTCTGGGTGTTTCCGACCGAGATACCGGATGGCCAGTGGGGCAGCCGCGGCGTCATTCGTCTGCTGCCGGACATCCAGGCCTTCATCGCCGGCGAGCATGAACGCAAGGTCGGCGAAGAACGCCTTGCACGGCGACGGCGCGTCAAGGCGCTCGAGCTGCTTGCGGGTGCGCTCGATGCCGCCCGCAAGGGCGTCGCGTGA